The uncultured Desulfovibrio sp. region GCGCAAAACATTGCAAAAACTTAATGATACCTTGCGGGTTCAGGCGCAGCATGATTCCCTGACCGGGCTGCTCAACCGCAGGATGTTCGATGAAATGGCCGAAGCCTGGTTTGCCCAGACATTACGGCTTGGCGTGCCTTTTTCGCTGGTGCTGTTTGACATCGATCATTTCAAGCGGCTGAATGATGCCTTTGGGCATCAGGCCGGCGACCATGTTCTGCGCGAAATCGCCAGAAGTGTGAGTACCCGCCTGTCCCGCCGGGGCGACAGGGTTTTTCGCATCGGTGGGGAGGAATTTGCCGTGCTGGCCAGCGCGTCAGAGGAGCGGCAGATTGTTTGCCTCATGGAAAAGCTCCGAAAGACTGTGGAGGATATGCGCCTCCAGCATCCCGATGGGGCAGACAAGGTTGTAACCATCTCTTTGGGCGGCTTACTGGTGCGTGATTGCTGCGATATGTCCTTTGATGAAGCGTTCAAAAGAGCGGACGAAGCGTTGTACAGCGCCAAGGCTCAGGGGCGCAACCGCAGCGTATTGGCAGGCAGTTGCGGCGCTGATGGTGCTGCTGATTGTTTGGTACGTCCTCATTCCTGACACCACGCGTTTATGCGCTCTCCATTACGCATTTTTTCGTGCTCATAGTTTCAGTTTTGCGCTGATAATCCATGTAGTTGCAATCATACGAGACGCAACGTCATAATATTTTTCTTTTTTGTGTTGACTTTGAATTTCTTTTTCGTACAATGGAACCTGTTGCCCTCAATCGGGCCGCACTGTTTACCGCCGCAAAGGCATACAGGAGAACAGGTAACATGTATAACCGTTTTGGAACAACGCCGGAAATGATGATCCAGACCGTTCAGGAAAATGGAACGGAGGCTGTACTGGCCATCGACAGCAGGGGCCTGTATCTGACCACCGCCCAATTTGTGGGACGCCCCATTGCCGACCGCAACCGCTATAGCGGTGTGCGCAAGGAAATGCCTCAAAGGCTTGCCGCCCTCGGGCTGGATGTGGATGCCCTGGTGGCCGCAAACCAGCACCGCATTCAGGTGGAGACCGCTTCCACCAAGAAGGTCAACCCCCTCAAGGCCTCCAAGCGTGGTTCCAAGGGCTAGGCTGGGGCAACTGCCAGGTTTGCAACTATCCATACTCCAGAGCAGAATGTGGCTGAAAATGCCCACCTGCTCCGGTTGACGCCACAGGCCGCAATTTTACGGCTGTATACCATCGCCCGTTGTTGACACGGTTGCCCGCACAAGGCTCCGTTCAACAGCGGGCGTTGCTGCTTCAATCTCGCCGGAATTTTTTTATTGCGCCAGCCTTGCAGGGCAGTGGCAGAGGGGATATGCGGCATTGCCCGAGCGCCCACGCCTTGCGCCCTGTGTACTTTTTCCGTAGGCTTTATTCATGTCGAAAACACGTGAAATTTATATATGCTCTTCTTGTGGGTCACAAACCATGCAGTGGCGTGGGCAATGCCCCAACTGTCATGAGTGGAATACGCTTCAGGCGGCTGTGCAGTCCAAATCCGCTCCAGGAGGCAACAGGCCCCGCGCTGCCACGAATTCTTCCAGCCGCCCCATTGCTTTGCGGGATGTGGAAGATGCCGGGCATGCGCCCTACGGCAGCGGCCTGAAAGCCCTTGACCGTGTGCTGGGAAAGGGCCTTGTGCCCGGTGCGGCCATTCTGGTGGGCGGCGAGCCGGGCATCGGCAAATCAACCCTGCTGCTTCAGGTGGCGGGGCTTGTGGCAGCGCAGGGCAGGCGCGTGCTCTACGCCAGCGGTGAGGAATCCCTGCCGCAGATCAAGGGGCGGGCCGAGCGCCTCGGCATGCTGGATCATAACCTGATGGCCATTGCCACCTCCAGTGTGGAGGATGTGCTTGAGGCGGCCAATGCCGCACCACCAGCCCTGTTGGTGGTGGATTCAGTGCAGACCCTCACAAGCCTTGAGGCCGATGGCCTGCCGGGCAATGTCAGTCAGGTGCGGGCCGTGGCAACAACCTTGCTCGAAGCCTGCCGCCGTCTGTCCTGCACCCTGATTCTGGTGGGGCATGTGACCAAGGATGGCGTGCTGGCTGGCCCCCGTCTGCTGGAACACATGGTGGACACCGTTATTTCGCTCGAGGGCGACCGCCGCCAGATGTTTCGCCTGTTGCGTGTGTTCAAAAACCGCTTTGGCCCCAATGAGGAACTGCTGGTCTTCCGTATGGAGGCCACGGGCATGCAGATTGTGGACGATCCCTCCACGTTTTTTCTGGGCCAGCGTGATCCTTCGCTATCCGGCACTGCCGTGGTCATGGCCGTGGACGGGCAGCGCCCTTTGGCAGTGGAGGTGCAGGCGCTGGTTTCCCGCACATTTTTGAGCATCCCGCGCCGGGCGGCCCTTGGCTTTGACGTGGCCCGCCTGCATTTGTTGCTGGCCGTGCTGGAAAAAAGGCTCAAGCTCAATTTTGCTCAGGTGGATATTTACGCCAAGGTGGGCGGCGGCATGAAGCTGAGCGAGCCGGGGCTTGATCTGGCGCTGGTGGCTGCGGTGCTTTCGTCGTATTATGATGTTCCGCTGCCGGAAAAGAGCGTACTGTGGGGCGAGGTGGATCTCAACGGGCAGGTGCGGCCCGTATCCGCGCAGAATTTGCGCCTCACGCAGGCGCGGCGGCTGGGCTTTGACCCCATTGTGCACCCGTCTGCGGAGCAGGGCGGCATCAGCACCATAGCCGCCTTGCAGCAAAAACTGTTTCATCGCAAGTAAAGGCGGCAGTCATGGGCCTTGAGATTGAACGCAAATATCTGCATGTGAATCTGCAAACCCTGCGTCAGGCGCTGGTGGACAACGGGGCGCACTGTCTTGGCGCCCATTTTGAATGTAACTGGGTGTTTGACACTGCCCATGGAGCGCTGGTCACAGGCGGCAAACTGCTGCGTTTGCGCAGTCAGGAATGGCAGGACAAAACGCGCCACCTGATCACGCTCAAGCTGCCCGCCATGGAAGACGGCGGCTTTAAGGTGCGGGAGGAGCGCGAAACGGAAATTGCCGATGGCGCGGCCTTGCGGGGTATTCTGGAAGGTCTGGGCTATACGGTGGCGGCCCGGTACGAAAAAGTTCGCGAGCCCTGGCGCATGGACACCGTGGAAGTGGAGCTGGACGCGCTGCCCTTTGCCCAGGTGGTTGAGCTGGAAGGCCGGGCGCAGGATATTGCCAGGGTCGAGAAGCGTCTGAACCTTGACAATGCCGAAATAAGCATCAAAAGTTATCATGAGCTGCATCAGGAATGGTTGCGGCAAAACAACAAGCCGAAACAGCTTTCCTTTGTGTTTGACGAAGCGCAGAGGGCGCACTGGCGCACAGTGCTGGGCCTGACCGAAAAGGCCGATGCCGGCGCGGATTCATCGCGGCAGAGCTGAAACGTCTTGGGAGCCATGCATGTCTTTTATCCCCGACAATCAAACCAGCGGCGACAGCCGCGTAATCGTGGAAAAAAAACTTAAGGAACCGGATCGCTACCGGGTACTCCTGCACAATGACGACTATACAAGCATGGAGTTTGTGGTGTCGGTACTGTGCGGTATTTTCCACAAAACCGCCGAAGAAGCCACGGCCATCATGCTGGCGGTACACCAGCGCGGGGTAGGCCAATGCGGCATATACACCCTTGAAATAGCCGAGGCCAAGGTTCGGCGTGTGCACAACACGGCGCGGGCGGCAGGGTATCCCCTTAAATGCACCATGGAAAAAATCCATTGAGATAAGCCTATGTTGAGTAAAAATGTTCAGTTGGTCATTCGGGACGCCCTCATGGAAGCCCACCGGCGACGGCATGATCTGTTGACTGTGGAGCATGTGCTCTTTGCGCTGACCAACAGCATGAAGGGGCGCATCATTCTTGAGGGCAGCGGGGCAAGCGTGCCCGTGCTGCGCGAGCAGCTTGAGGAATTTTTCAACAAGGAACTGGAAACCGTTTCCCTGGCGGAAAAGCACGAAGTCTCGCAGACGGACAGTGTGCAGCGTGTGCTTGAACGCGCGCTGGAGCATATCCGCTCCTCCGGGCGTGATGCTGTGGAGCTTGGCGACCTGCTCATTTCCATCATGGATGAGGAAGAAAGCTACGCACACTTCTATCTGCGCAAACAGGGCGTTGAGCGGCTGGACGTGCTGACCTTTATTTCGCACGGGCTTGACGAAGGCGCTGGCTCGCGCGGCGTGGAAGCCGGGGCCGAAGCCGGGGACGGCGAAGCCAAGGCCGACCCTCTGGCCCAGTACACTGTTGAGCTTACGGCCCGCGCCAAGGAAGGCAAGATTGACCCCCTCGTGGGCCGCACTGCGGAGCTTGACCGCGCGGTTGAGGTGCTGTGCCGCCGCCGCAAGAATAATCCCCTGTTTGTGGGCGACCCCGGCGTTGGCAAAACCGCTTTGGCCGAGGGCCTTGCCTTGCGCATTGTGGAAGGCAACGTGCCTGAAATGTTTGCCAAAACAAAGCTTTACGCCCTTGATATGGGCCTTCTGCTGGCGGGCACGCGCTACCGGGGCGACTTTGAAGGCCGCCTCAAGGCTGTGGTGCAAAAGCTTAAGGAGCAGCCCGACTGCATCCTGTTTATTGACGAAATCCACACCATCGTGGGCGCAGGTTCCACCTCTGGCGGCTCGCTTGACGCGTCCAACCTGCTCAAGCCCGTGCTCGCCAATGGCGAAATCCGCTGCATTGGTTCCACCACCTACGAGGAATACCGCAACCATTTTGAAAAGGACCGCGCGCTGGCCCGCCGGTTTCAGCGCATTGACCTTACCGAGCCGACCACAGAAGAATGCCTTGGCATTCTTGAAGGGCTTGAGCCGCGCTATGCGCAGTATCACCACGTGCGTTACAGCCCTGCGGCCCTCAAGGCCATGGTGGATCTTACCGCGCGGCATGTGCGCGACCGTCTGCTGCCCGACAAGGCCATTGACGTGCTGGATGAAACTGGCGCGGCCGTGCGGCTTGGCCGTGGCGTAACGCCTACCGGAAAGCCTGCCAAAAAGAGCGGCAAGGATGCCCCGCTGGTCAGCGTGGCCGATGTGGAGCGCATTGTGGCCCGCATGGCGGGCATACCCGTGCGCACAGTTTCCGGCAAGGAACGCAACAAGCTGGCAACGCTTGAAAAAGACCTCAAGAGCCTTGTGTTCGGGCAGGAAAAAGCCATTGAGCTGACCGTGCGCGCCATCCTGCGCGCCCGCGCCGGGCTTGGGCAGGAGCAGCGCCCCGCTGGGGCCTTCCTGTTCTACGGCCCTACGGGCGTGGGCAAAACGGAAGTGGCCCGCAGCCTTGCCAAACTCATGGGCGTGGAATTTTTGCGCTACGACATGAGCGAATACATGGAAAAGCATTCTGTTTCGCGGCTCATCGGCGCGCCTCCAGGCTATGTGGGCTTTGATCAGGGAGGTCTCATGACTGAGGCCGTGCGCAAGGCCCCGTATTCCGTGGTGCTGCTGGACGAAGTGGAAAAAGCCCACCCGGATATCTTTAACGTGCTGCTCCAGGTGATGGATTACGCCACACTGACGGACAACACCGGGCGCAAGACAGACTTTTCGCATGTTATCCTTATCATGACCTCCAATGCCGGGGCCTTTGAAATGTCGCGGCCCGCCATGGGCTTTGGCGGCACAGCCCCGCAGGATGCGGCGCACAAGGGCCTCAAGGCTGTGGAAAACACCTTCAGCCCAGAATTCCGCAACCGGCTGGACGCGCTGGTGCCCTTTGGCAGCCTCACAGAACCCATGATGCTGCGCATTGTGGACAAGTTTGTGGGCGAAATCCGCACCAGCCTCGAGCAGCGCGGCGTAACGCTTACACTCACGGAGACCGCCCGCAAATGGCTTGCCCGCAAGGGCTTTGATCCGTCGATGGGTGCGCGGCCCCTGCGCCGCCTGCTGCGCACGGAGCTGGAAGACCGTCTGGCGCACGAACTGCTCTTCGGTTCGCTCAAAAAGGGCGGCAGCGCAAAGCTGACAGTCAAGGGCGAGGAACTGGCCCTTGAACATGAGGGCAGCGCGGCCAAAAGCCGCAAACCGGTGCCTGTAGACGCCTGATTATATGCAGAAAGGCGGGCCGGGGCTGTTGCCGAATGCGGCAGTTCCGGCCTGCTTGCGTTTACGCTGTTTTCAATGGCATCCGCCCCGTCCCATAAAATATTCAAATGGTACTCTGTCGGCAAAGGACGCTATGATCGGGGCATTTACAGCACTGGCCTCTCAATTTCCGCCGCCGGAAACAGCCCGTGAAGACGGGTTGCTGTGTCTGGGCGGCGATCTGCGGCCAGAACGTCTGGTTGCTGCCTATAGCCGTGGAATTTTCCCCTGGTATTCCAAGGGAATGCCCATCCTCTGGTGGTCGCCGGATCCCCGCTGCGTCATGCCTCTTGAGGCCTTTCGCCTGCCTGCGCGCAGCGCCCGCAAGCTGCGCCTGCATCCTTTTGAACTGACCCACAACGCCGCCTTCAAGCAGGTTATCCGCGCTTGCGCAGCGCCAAGGGACAAGGAGGGCGGCACCTGGATTATTGACGACATGATGCGCGCCTACGAAGACCTGCACGCCCTTGGCTATGCCCATTCCATTGAGGCCTGGCGTGATGGCGAGCTGGTGGGCGGTCTGTATGGTGTGGCACTGGGGCGGGCTTTTTTTGGCGAATCCATGTTCCACACCCAGCCGGAGGCCTCACGTGCCGCGCTGGCCGGTCTGGTGGGTCTGCTGCGCCAGCGTGGGGCCACCTTGCTTGACTGCCAGCAGGAAACGCCGCACATCATGCGCATGGGCGGCGTAATGCTGCCGCGTGTGATTTTTCAGGCCGAGCTTGAGCGTGCCCTTGCCATGCAAACGCAAACAGGCGCTGCGCAAAGTTGCGCAACGCCTGAAATGGTTGAAAGCGGCCTGCCGTTTCCATGGCTGCCCTGGGGAGTCGTGTACAGCTATTCCCCAGACGGCTTCTGGGCGGCCAGATCGTAAAAACCATAGGCCGGGAAGGGCAGCGGGTAGTCGCGCACCGCGTCAAAGCGGATGAAGCCCGTGGTCTTGCCTTCGCCAATGCCTGCCAGCGGCGCAACGCCAAAGGGCACGGGCAGATCAAGCGGGCAGACCGTGATTTTTTCGATCTGGTCGGCATAGCGCTTTTCAAGGTATTCAACCAGCGCGTGGCTTTCTTCTGCGGTGAAGGATTCAAGCACGCAGCGCAGGGCGGCTTCTTCCGTAGCGCCTTGCAGCACTTCTGCCGGAACGGAAGGGTCAACCGGGGCCACAAGGCCAAGACCCTTGATGGCTTCCACTTCGGCATCAGTCGCGCCGGGGCGGAAAATCTGCACGTCCAGATGGCGGCAGCCCTTGAAGGTGCTGAGAGTTGCGGCCACAATGAAAACCCGGTCGATGGGCAGATCTATCTGTGAAGGTACGAAGATTTTTTCCATGGCAATTCCCGTTCGTTATTGATGTAATCCTGTCCTCTTACTCCAAAACATAATATTATGGAAGATAATCCGGTCATCCCATTCAGCCTTGAAACGGCATACACGCCCACGGGCGACCAGCCCACGGCCATTAACGCTCTTGTGGACAATCTTCAGGCCGGGGTTCCCTCCCAGGTTTTGCTGGGCGTTACCGGCTCCGGCAAAACCTTTACCATGGCCAACGTCATTGCCCGCTGCAACCGCCCGGCGCTGGTTCTCGCCCCCAACAAAACGCTGGCGGCCCAGCTTTACGGCGAGTTCCGGGGGCTGTTTCCGCGCAATGCCGTGGAATATTTTGTCAGCTATTACGACTATTACCAGCCGGAGGCCTATGTTCCGGCCTCGGACACATATATTGAAAAAGATTCATCCATCAACGACAACATCGACAAGCTGCGCCATGCCGCCACTCACGCCCTGTTGACCCGGCGCGATGTGATCATTGTGGCTTCGGTTTCGTGCATTTACGGCCTTGGCTCGCCGGAATATTACGCCAAGATGGTCATTCCCGTTGAGGTGGGGCAGCACTTCCCCATGGACAAGCTCATCACCCGGCTGGTGGAAGTGCACTACGAGCGCAACGATTACGACTTCCACCGAGGCACCTTCCGCGTGCGCGGCGATGCCCTTGAAATTATTCCCGCCTACCATCACGAGCGGGCGCTGCGGCTGGAATTTTTTGGCGACGACATTGACCTCATGCGCGAGATTGACCCCCTCACAGGCGAAGTGCTGGCCGAGGTAAGCAAAACAGTGCTGTATCCTGCCAGCCACTTTGTTTCCGCGCAGGACAACCTCAAGCGGGCTGCCAGCGACATACGCGATGAACTGGCGGTGCGGCTTAAGTATTTCAAGGAGCACGGGCAGCTTGTGGAGGCCCAGCGCATTGAGCAACGCACCCAGCTTGACCTCGAAATGATTGAAGAGCTCGGCTACTGCAACGGCATTGAAAACTATACCCGCCACCTCGACGGCCGCAAGCCGGGCGAGCCGCCGTCCTGTCTGCTCAACTATTTTCCCGAAGACTTTCTGCTCTTTGTGGACGAATCGCACATCACCATTCCGCAGGTGGGCGGCATGTACAAGGGCGACCGTTCGCGCAAGCAGACCCTTGTGGATTACGGCTTTCGCCTGCCTTCGGCTCTGGATAACCGCCCCCTCCAGTTCAACGAGTTCACCAACCTGCTCAATCAGGTGGTTTACGTGTCGGCCACGCC contains the following coding sequences:
- the uvrB gene encoding excinuclease ABC subunit UvrB, whose protein sequence is MEDNPVIPFSLETAYTPTGDQPTAINALVDNLQAGVPSQVLLGVTGSGKTFTMANVIARCNRPALVLAPNKTLAAQLYGEFRGLFPRNAVEYFVSYYDYYQPEAYVPASDTYIEKDSSINDNIDKLRHAATHALLTRRDVIIVASVSCIYGLGSPEYYAKMVIPVEVGQHFPMDKLITRLVEVHYERNDYDFHRGTFRVRGDALEIIPAYHHERALRLEFFGDDIDLMREIDPLTGEVLAEVSKTVLYPASHFVSAQDNLKRAASDIRDELAVRLKYFKEHGQLVEAQRIEQRTQLDLEMIEELGYCNGIENYTRHLDGRKPGEPPSCLLNYFPEDFLLFVDESHITIPQVGGMYKGDRSRKQTLVDYGFRLPSALDNRPLQFNEFTNLLNQVVYVSATPSKYELDQAQGIVAEQIIRPTGLVDPVVEVRPTKGQMENLLGECRGKVTLGERVLVTTLTKRMAEDLTEYCCNMGVRARYLHSDIDTLERMQIIRALRLGEFDVLVGINLLREGLDIPEVSLVCILDADKEGFLRSTGSLIQTFGRAARNAQGKVILYADKITDSMRAAMGETERRRARQSAYNEEHGITPTSTRKSLESPLDSLYVEDGGGRGRGKGKGKQREPDAVPLTAEDVAILVVKLEKEMRQAARDLEFEQAAELRDRIRILRARLIAMPE
- a CDS encoding class IV adenylate cyclase; the protein is MGLEIERKYLHVNLQTLRQALVDNGAHCLGAHFECNWVFDTAHGALVTGGKLLRLRSQEWQDKTRHLITLKLPAMEDGGFKVREERETEIADGAALRGILEGLGYTVAARYEKVREPWRMDTVEVELDALPFAQVVELEGRAQDIARVEKRLNLDNAEISIKSYHELHQEWLRQNNKPKQLSFVFDEAQRAHWRTVLGLTEKADAGADSSRQS
- the radA gene encoding DNA repair protein RadA, whose product is MSKTREIYICSSCGSQTMQWRGQCPNCHEWNTLQAAVQSKSAPGGNRPRAATNSSSRPIALRDVEDAGHAPYGSGLKALDRVLGKGLVPGAAILVGGEPGIGKSTLLLQVAGLVAAQGRRVLYASGEESLPQIKGRAERLGMLDHNLMAIATSSVEDVLEAANAAPPALLVVDSVQTLTSLEADGLPGNVSQVRAVATTLLEACRRLSCTLILVGHVTKDGVLAGPRLLEHMVDTVISLEGDRRQMFRLLRVFKNRFGPNEELLVFRMEATGMQIVDDPSTFFLGQRDPSLSGTAVVMAVDGQRPLAVEVQALVSRTFLSIPRRAALGFDVARLHLLLAVLEKRLKLNFAQVDIYAKVGGGMKLSEPGLDLALVAAVLSSYYDVPLPEKSVLWGEVDLNGQVRPVSAQNLRLTQARRLGFDPIVHPSAEQGGISTIAALQQKLFHRK
- the clpA gene encoding ATP-dependent Clp protease ATP-binding subunit ClpA encodes the protein MLSKNVQLVIRDALMEAHRRRHDLLTVEHVLFALTNSMKGRIILEGSGASVPVLREQLEEFFNKELETVSLAEKHEVSQTDSVQRVLERALEHIRSSGRDAVELGDLLISIMDEEESYAHFYLRKQGVERLDVLTFISHGLDEGAGSRGVEAGAEAGDGEAKADPLAQYTVELTARAKEGKIDPLVGRTAELDRAVEVLCRRRKNNPLFVGDPGVGKTALAEGLALRIVEGNVPEMFAKTKLYALDMGLLLAGTRYRGDFEGRLKAVVQKLKEQPDCILFIDEIHTIVGAGSTSGGSLDASNLLKPVLANGEIRCIGSTTYEEYRNHFEKDRALARRFQRIDLTEPTTEECLGILEGLEPRYAQYHHVRYSPAALKAMVDLTARHVRDRLLPDKAIDVLDETGAAVRLGRGVTPTGKPAKKSGKDAPLVSVADVERIVARMAGIPVRTVSGKERNKLATLEKDLKSLVFGQEKAIELTVRAILRARAGLGQEQRPAGAFLFYGPTGVGKTEVARSLAKLMGVEFLRYDMSEYMEKHSVSRLIGAPPGYVGFDQGGLMTEAVRKAPYSVVLLDEVEKAHPDIFNVLLQVMDYATLTDNTGRKTDFSHVILIMTSNAGAFEMSRPAMGFGGTAPQDAAHKGLKAVENTFSPEFRNRLDALVPFGSLTEPMMLRIVDKFVGEIRTSLEQRGVTLTLTETARKWLARKGFDPSMGARPLRRLLRTELEDRLAHELLFGSLKKGGSAKLTVKGEELALEHEGSAAKSRKPVPVDA
- the aat gene encoding leucyl/phenylalanyl-tRNA--protein transferase — encoded protein: MIGAFTALASQFPPPETAREDGLLCLGGDLRPERLVAAYSRGIFPWYSKGMPILWWSPDPRCVMPLEAFRLPARSARKLRLHPFELTHNAAFKQVIRACAAPRDKEGGTWIIDDMMRAYEDLHALGYAHSIEAWRDGELVGGLYGVALGRAFFGESMFHTQPEASRAALAGLVGLLRQRGATLLDCQQETPHIMRMGGVMLPRVIFQAELERALAMQTQTGAAQSCATPEMVESGLPFPWLPWGVVYSYSPDGFWAARS
- the clpS gene encoding ATP-dependent Clp protease adapter ClpS; the protein is MSFIPDNQTSGDSRVIVEKKLKEPDRYRVLLHNDDYTSMEFVVSVLCGIFHKTAEEATAIMLAVHQRGVGQCGIYTLEIAEAKVRRVHNTARAAGYPLKCTMEKIH